TTGACTGGCCCAGGCTGGGGGTGCTCTTCCCCTACAACCACCAGGCCCTCCGCCAGAGGCTTGGGCCCCTGTGGGAGATGGGGGCGCTGCTGCCCGTGGCGGGGATGAGCAAAGAAAGGCGGCAGAAGATGCGCAGGCTGCGGCCGGCCCTGGCGGTGGAGTGCTACCTGCGGGGCGAGGACCTCAGCTCGGTGAGGAGGAAGCTATGCTGTTCCCGTACTGCATGGCGCAGGTGGTGGCAGATCTTCTGCCAGATGAGCGGGCTGGAGGGGGACGACCCCGAGGAAGCGGCCCGCAGGCTGGGCCAGCCGGCGGCCTTAGTGAGAGCCTTCCAGGAGCTGTGGGCCCAGGTCAGGCAGGATGCCCGCATGTCCGAGAAGGTGAAGCGCGAGGGGTTGTGGGTGGCGCCCGTGCCGCCTGGTGGTGGCCCCCGCCAGGCCTTCCGGCAGCTTTTGCTCAAGCGGCACCGCTACACCCCGGCGGCGGCTGACCAGTTCGAGCAGGAGTTGCGGGAGCTGGCCCATCGCTTAAGCAGCCGGGGTCGCTCTCCGGGCCAGATCGTGTGGACGGGCGTGGCGCAGGACCAGCCTCCCGGCCGCAGCTTGGGAGACTGCCGTATGGTTTCCGCCGTGCTGGACTACCTGGTGCCGGAGGACTGGTCGCTGCTGCATCGGGACCGCTCCGAGGAGCTTAGGTGGGCGCGCCTGGTGCGGTTGGCCACCGGTGCCTACTACCAGGGCGCCTGCTTAAGCCAGCCGGACCTAGCTTTCCTGCTGGGGGTATCCGTGGACGCGGTGAGGGCGGCCATGGAGCGGCACCCCAAGGTGATCCTGCCCACCAGGGGACGCCTGGCCGACATGGGACCCACGCTCTCCCACGCGGAGAAGATCGTGGGGTTATACATGCAGGGGTACACGGAGACAGAGGTGGTCAGGCGCACCGGGCACAGCTTAGAGAGCGTGGAGCGGTACATCTTAGACTTCGCCCGGGTCTCCTATCTGCTTGAGCGGGGCATGCCCCCCACTGCCATCCGCACTGTGCTGGGCTGCTCCATGCGGCTGGTCGAAAAGTACGCGGAGCTTTACCACAGGTGGTCGCGGGAGTCGGGCTGGCGCATGGGCCGGATCCGCCTGCTGGCCCAGGCCCACCTGCCTCCTGAGGTCAAAAAAAAACGACATGTAGGAAAGCCGAAGGAAGGTGATGCCGTGCAGGGGAAGGGTACACAGGCAAGGTACGCCACCCTTCCCGCCCGGGAGATGACGTCGGTGCAGGTTGCCCACCTGCGCTCAAGGTTCGAGCTGGCCGAG
The Bacillota bacterium genome window above contains:
- a CDS encoding DUF1670 domain-containing protein, with the translated sequence MGRQSFYRQKIVTQARSVEAKTLRSYLVGEIQSRRELAPEEAALVAEDALEYLMHLVDRGPGQIDFPAIRGLDAHRRCSRRDQPEQMVALTVIADEDAEVLEEFGVVAMQVGRMARCIEEAYFQGCLLDWPRLGVLFPYNHQALRQRLGPLWEMGALLPVAGMSKERRQKMRRLRPALAVECYLRGEDLSSVRRKLCCSRTAWRRWWQIFCQMSGLEGDDPEEAARRLGQPAALVRAFQELWAQVRQDARMSEKVKREGLWVAPVPPGGGPRQAFRQLLLKRHRYTPAAADQFEQELRELAHRLSSRGRSPGQIVWTGVAQDQPPGRSLGDCRMVSAVLDYLVPEDWSLLHRDRSEELRWARLVRLATGAYYQGACLSQPDLAFLLGVSVDAVRAAMERHPKVILPTRGRLADMGPTLSHAEKIVGLYMQGYTETEVVRRTGHSLESVERYILDFARVSYLLERGMPPTAIRTVLGCSMRLVEKYAELYHRWSRESGWRMGRIRLLAQAHLPPEVKKKRHVGKPKEGDAVQGKGTQARYATLPAREMTSVQVAHLRSRFELAERSLVAERAVVLTNGALSAWEAEHGPRRLQPGQMLWEVGGKRIVLPLYDAAWVRRLAEGVSVEAVRTHIEIERVNALLGADPDRTVEDLWRLLDQRRLQLARGRKEARFLPPEPYPEKLPRRRSRLVFVFLAT